The Sorangiineae bacterium MSr11367 genome window below encodes:
- a CDS encoding VOC family protein, whose amino-acid sequence MTTANDTSKARLADMKLEIVVIPVSDVDRAKAFYAGLGWRLDADFATGDDFRVIQFTPPGSGASVIFGKNVTPAAPGSAQGLYLIVSDLEATRKDLLARGVDVSEAFHHAGDSYAGKDEPYLFGRIRVRGPDPEHRSYRSFASFRDPDGNGWVFQEITSRLPGRVAGDATTFASPADLASAFRRAEAAHGEYEKTLGHRDDHWPEWYADYMVREQSGK is encoded by the coding sequence ATGACAACTGCAAATGACACTTCGAAGGCGCGGCTGGCGGACATGAAGCTCGAGATCGTCGTCATCCCCGTTTCGGACGTGGATCGCGCGAAGGCCTTCTACGCGGGCCTCGGATGGCGGCTCGACGCGGACTTTGCCACCGGCGACGACTTCCGCGTGATCCAATTCACGCCGCCCGGCTCCGGGGCCTCGGTCATCTTCGGCAAGAACGTGACCCCGGCCGCTCCCGGTTCGGCCCAGGGGCTGTACCTGATCGTCTCCGACCTCGAGGCCACGCGCAAGGATCTGCTCGCGCGCGGCGTCGACGTGAGCGAGGCGTTCCACCACGCCGGCGACTCGTACGCAGGCAAGGACGAGCCCTACCTGTTCGGGCGCATCCGCGTTCGTGGCCCCGATCCCGAGCACCGCAGCTACCGTTCCTTCGCTTCGTTCCGCGATCCGGACGGCAACGGCTGGGTGTTCCAGGAAATCACCTCGCGCTTGCCCGGACGCGTGGCGGGCGACGCGACGACCTTCGCCTCGCCGGCGGATCTCGCCAGCGCATTCCGGCGCGCCGAGGCTGCCCATGGTGAGTACGAGAAGACACTCGGTCACCGCGATGACCATTGGCCCGAGTGGTATGCCGATTACATGGTTCGGGAGCAGTCCGGTAAGTAA
- a CDS encoding Xaa-Pro dipeptidyl-peptidase — translation MTHLKSGIVAVRGARLAALTGTGLVLAACSGAATDDPSVSRAQALESTPVYSYADAIREAVWVETTLDNDGDGKPDKVAVDIVRPRLPAGDTTKVPVILEASPYYSNRGRGNEAELKAYDSSGVIRKMPLYYDNYFVPRGYAFIGVDLAGTNRSTGCLDVGGKEEILATKAVIDWLNGRATARRSNGTAVVADWTTGKVGMIGKSWDGTIANGVAATGVEGLTTIVPIAAISSWYVYVRANGTLRGSNRMSGLATSMSGRPSGVCDAQTRALRTGQEDATGNYNDFYAARDYIPDVSKVRASVFVVHGLNDWNVTPHQFGPWWSALAARNVPRKIWLPQVAHVDPFDFRRTEWVNTLHRWFDHWLLGLDNGIMQEPMAAVERAPGTWVDDAVWPAQGVHTESLPLGIGDGQTGTLGGLPSSTDAPLRTFTDVPSLTEASATSSPNTAKNGRLVFLSQKLSRAIRMSGAAQVKLRIRSNKPTSELTARLVDYGSASRNLSYRSGTDGIVNLTTSSCWGESSSGDDACYTDTKLDVANTDYGVITRGWLDAAHRDSLRNPSSLNSSTWYDVVVPLDVDDAVIDAGHVLGLVLVASDRDLTAPQTTGATIDVDLAASALRLPIVDLGATSVSARAVLAPAEDPALLVAPRIHAPPPADWPDSFDPTATFY, via the coding sequence ATGACTCATCTGAAAAGCGGTATCGTTGCAGTGCGCGGCGCACGCCTGGCTGCCCTGACGGGAACGGGACTCGTTCTCGCGGCATGCTCCGGAGCGGCGACGGACGATCCGTCCGTTTCGCGCGCGCAGGCACTCGAAAGCACGCCCGTTTACTCGTACGCCGACGCCATTCGCGAAGCCGTGTGGGTCGAAACGACGCTGGACAACGACGGCGACGGCAAGCCCGACAAGGTGGCCGTGGACATCGTGCGGCCTCGGCTCCCCGCGGGTGATACCACCAAGGTCCCCGTCATCCTCGAGGCATCACCGTATTACAGCAATCGAGGACGCGGAAATGAGGCGGAGCTGAAAGCGTACGACTCGTCCGGCGTCATTCGAAAGATGCCATTGTATTATGATAATTACTTCGTGCCGCGCGGATATGCCTTCATCGGCGTCGATCTGGCGGGTACCAATCGCTCGACCGGCTGCCTCGACGTGGGCGGCAAAGAGGAAATCCTTGCCACGAAGGCGGTCATCGATTGGCTCAACGGGCGCGCGACGGCCCGCCGGTCGAACGGCACGGCGGTCGTGGCCGACTGGACGACGGGCAAAGTCGGCATGATTGGAAAATCATGGGACGGCACCATCGCCAACGGTGTTGCGGCCACCGGTGTGGAAGGCCTGACGACCATCGTACCCATCGCCGCGATCAGCAGCTGGTACGTTTACGTTCGCGCGAACGGCACCCTCCGTGGCTCCAATCGAATGAGCGGTTTGGCCACGAGCATGAGCGGCCGCCCCTCGGGCGTGTGCGACGCCCAAACGCGGGCCCTCCGAACGGGCCAGGAGGATGCGACCGGCAACTACAACGACTTCTACGCGGCGCGCGACTACATTCCCGACGTATCCAAAGTTCGCGCGAGCGTTTTCGTCGTCCACGGTCTCAACGACTGGAACGTGACCCCCCATCAATTCGGTCCCTGGTGGAGCGCGCTCGCAGCCAGAAACGTACCGCGCAAGATCTGGCTGCCGCAGGTGGCCCACGTGGATCCGTTCGATTTTCGGCGCACGGAATGGGTCAACACCCTGCATCGCTGGTTCGATCATTGGCTTTTGGGCCTGGACAACGGAATCATGCAGGAGCCGATGGCCGCCGTCGAACGCGCGCCCGGCACGTGGGTCGACGACGCGGTATGGCCCGCGCAGGGCGTGCACACGGAATCGCTCCCCTTGGGCATCGGCGATGGGCAGACGGGCACCCTCGGGGGGCTTCCCTCCAGCACGGACGCCCCGCTGCGGACCTTTACCGATGTTCCGTCGTTGACCGAGGCGAGCGCCACGTCGAGCCCGAACACGGCCAAGAACGGCCGTCTCGTCTTTTTGAGCCAGAAGCTCTCGAGGGCGATTCGGATGTCCGGCGCGGCCCAGGTGAAGTTGCGAATTCGCTCGAACAAGCCGACGAGCGAACTCACCGCGCGCCTCGTCGACTATGGGAGCGCCAGCCGGAATCTCAGCTACCGCTCGGGAACCGACGGGATTGTCAACCTGACCACGTCGTCGTGCTGGGGTGAATCGTCCTCCGGTGACGACGCGTGCTACACGGACACGAAGCTCGATGTCGCGAATACCGACTACGGCGTGATCACCCGCGGCTGGTTGGACGCGGCGCACCGTGATTCGCTTCGGAACCCGAGCTCGCTGAATTCGAGCACCTGGTACGACGTCGTGGTGCCGCTGGACGTGGACGATGCGGTCATCGACGCGGGGCACGTGCTGGGGCTCGTCCTCGTGGCCAGCGACCGAGATTTGACCGCCCCGCAAACCACGGGCGCCACCATCGACGTCGATCTCGCCGCGTCCGCGTTGCGCCTGCCCATCGTGGATCTCGGGGCAACTTCGGTTTCCGCGCGCGCGGTTCTCGCGCCCGCCGAGGATCCGGCGCTACTCGTCGCCCCGCGCATCCACGCACCCCCTCCGGCGGATTGGCCCGACAGCTTCGATCCGACAGCCACGTTCTACTGA
- a CDS encoding epoxide hydrolase has product MRSNAIRGPLTVLFALFLAAAGCGSGGRIEAAPEANAGEQAIRPFRIHVPQDDLSDLRRRVLATRWPDPETVADGSQGVQRAKLQELVRYWGTEYDWRTIEAKLNAFPQFVTTIDGLDIHFLHVRSRHPHALPLILTHGWPGSLVELRQVIEPLTDPTAHGGRAEDAFDVVIPSIPGFGFSGKPMGTGWDPERIARAWVQLMERLGYTRYVGQGGDWGAPITSAMARQNPAGLVGIHVNLPATVPADVQKAINGGEPAPPGLSDAEKAAFDAVSDFYKKRRGYSVMMATRPQTVGYALTDSPAGLAAWMADYNDGEPLRWLSKDEILNDITLYWLTNTAASSARLYWENKSGILSAAAQKTEEIVIPVGVTVFPGEIYRAPKSWTQRAYRNLIYFNEVDKGGHFAAWEQPELFSAELRAAFRSLRRSN; this is encoded by the coding sequence ATGCGATCGAACGCGATTCGGGGGCCCCTTACCGTACTGTTCGCTCTCTTCCTTGCCGCTGCCGGTTGTGGAAGCGGAGGCCGCATTGAAGCCGCACCGGAGGCGAACGCGGGCGAACAGGCGATCCGTCCGTTCCGCATCCACGTTCCCCAAGACGACCTGAGCGACCTCCGCCGGCGCGTGCTGGCGACCCGTTGGCCCGACCCGGAGACGGTGGCCGATGGGTCCCAAGGTGTGCAGCGTGCGAAGCTCCAGGAGCTCGTGCGCTATTGGGGAACGGAGTACGACTGGCGCACGATCGAGGCCAAGCTCAATGCCTTTCCGCAGTTCGTGACGACCATCGATGGCCTCGACATCCACTTCCTTCACGTCCGCTCGCGCCACCCGCACGCGTTGCCGCTGATCCTCACCCACGGTTGGCCAGGGTCGCTCGTGGAGCTTCGGCAGGTCATCGAACCGCTGACCGATCCCACCGCCCACGGCGGACGGGCCGAGGACGCTTTCGACGTGGTCATCCCTTCGATTCCCGGCTTCGGCTTCTCCGGCAAGCCCATGGGTACCGGCTGGGATCCCGAGCGCATTGCGCGGGCTTGGGTGCAGCTGATGGAGCGTCTCGGCTACACCCGCTACGTGGGGCAGGGCGGCGACTGGGGAGCGCCCATCACCAGCGCGATGGCGCGTCAGAATCCCGCGGGGCTCGTGGGCATCCACGTGAACCTCCCTGCGACGGTCCCGGCGGATGTCCAGAAAGCCATCAACGGCGGTGAGCCGGCGCCGCCCGGATTGTCGGATGCCGAAAAAGCCGCGTTCGACGCTGTCAGTGACTTCTACAAGAAGCGACGCGGGTACTCCGTCATGATGGCCACGCGTCCACAAACCGTGGGCTACGCGTTGACGGACTCGCCGGCCGGACTCGCGGCGTGGATGGCGGACTACAACGACGGCGAGCCCCTGCGCTGGCTCAGCAAAGACGAAATCCTGAATGACATCACGCTCTATTGGCTGACGAATACCGCGGCATCTTCTGCGCGCCTTTACTGGGAAAATAAAAGTGGCATCTTGAGTGCCGCGGCACAGAAGACGGAGGAAATCGTCATCCCCGTCGGGGTGACCGTGTTTCCAGGTGAGATTTACCGAGCCCCCAAGAGCTGGACCCAGCGGGCTTATCGCAACCTCATTTATTTCAACGAGGTGGACAAAGGCGGTCATTTCGCAGCGTGGGAGCAGCCGGAGCTCTTCAGCGCGGAGCTTCGCGCCGCGTTCCGATCGCTGCGTCGGTCGAATTGA
- a CDS encoding prolyl oligopeptidase family serine peptidase translates to MNHPSFATPLTSILLTVLLGACAVEGADPTVGLSESANTAALSSRCTESAVEVRCPHNTDTINLRDVHWQVPLGTAPAGGWPTVVMFQGSLFSASLTWQASKGLPFGAYYQTQVVKRLLDHGFAVLAPEARGEGLTFWDTNNPLFANAWTASGDHRLMLAIFDAIDAGKFGPLRGTRMYATGISSGGYMTSRMGIAYPGRFAALGVQSGSYATCAGPLCVIPTLDPSHPPTLLLHGSSDGTVPLSTAERYRDRLNAAGIENRLIVHPGDGHEWISEAPDAVLAWFTGHP, encoded by the coding sequence ATGAACCATCCATCCTTTGCGACCCCGCTGACGTCCATTCTGCTCACCGTTCTTCTTGGTGCGTGCGCGGTGGAGGGCGCGGATCCCACGGTGGGATTGTCCGAATCGGCCAACACGGCCGCCCTATCGTCGCGATGCACCGAGTCGGCGGTGGAGGTGCGCTGTCCTCACAATACGGATACGATCAACCTTCGCGATGTCCATTGGCAAGTACCGCTCGGAACGGCGCCGGCGGGAGGGTGGCCCACCGTCGTGATGTTCCAAGGCTCGCTCTTCAGTGCGTCGCTGACGTGGCAGGCGTCGAAGGGATTGCCGTTTGGCGCCTATTACCAGACGCAGGTCGTGAAGCGATTGCTCGACCATGGCTTCGCGGTCCTTGCGCCGGAGGCGCGCGGGGAGGGGCTCACCTTCTGGGATACGAACAACCCGCTGTTTGCCAATGCCTGGACGGCCTCCGGCGATCATCGGCTCATGCTGGCTATTTTCGACGCGATCGATGCGGGGAAGTTCGGGCCGTTGCGCGGCACGCGCATGTACGCCACCGGCATTTCCAGCGGCGGTTACATGACGAGCCGCATGGGCATCGCCTATCCGGGGCGGTTCGCGGCCCTCGGGGTGCAATCCGGTTCGTACGCGACGTGCGCCGGCCCGCTATGCGTCATCCCAACGCTCGATCCGAGCCACCCGCCCACGCTCCTTTTGCATGGGAGCAGCGACGGCACCGTTCCTCTGTCGACGGCGGAACGCTACCGCGACCGATTGAACGCCGCCGGTATCGAAAATCGCCTCATCGTTCACCCGGGCGATGGTCACGAGTGGATCTCCGAAGCGCCGGATGCGGTGCTCGCGTGGTTCACCGGCCACCCATAA
- a CDS encoding RICIN domain-containing protein, whose product MRPGKGSWFGALAGALAISGCADSGTASAVRSESMALSTGTSFLNHAALLGPVGDPDWFERNIPFFEAPDEAIQRVYYYRWQSYEQHLVYTGAQYGFLSNEFLTPVFYGAPYGGINAAAGHHIREGRWLRDPRYAKDIIDYWLNGPGIFPKPKDESVNPNTTDWAHEYSFWAASAVWDHYLVTGDTAFALGELAPLVAQYRGWDPQFNAVLGLYWQVPVWDATELSASSYESSDPYHGGAGYRPTLNAYQYGDARAIAKMARLAGDSALARDFDARGSALQGALQTRLWDPKRQFFYGIARDDNPTGAFTSSREAMGFIPWMFDMPPASDSIAFRQLLDPNGFAAPYGPTTTERRSRWFMHQANDGCCRWDGPSWPFATSQILTAVENLLLDYPPQGDISASDYVALLHTYAATQFKNGTPYVAEAHQPDTNQWMYDAHAHSEDYNHSTYTDNVISGLIGLRGRADDRVTVAPLAPAGWDYFALENAPYHGHLLTILWDRAGTRYGVGAGLHVYVDGVERARQGTTNAVAVDVGPAVIPPDETRVNLAANGQRFAHGVQPFASYTSPYDDVWRAIDGIVYRQGIPQNSRWTSYASPNAEDHFGIDFQRQVVMDRVALYFYDDAGGVRVPSRYDLQYWSNGAWLSVPNQTRSPSSPAANARNGITFPALTTSKLRIVAPNRGANVGWGLSDVEAWGEPIFHVVNVHSGKLLAVENAAQTAGAQVQQYHDNGTRDHLWRFVRAPGGQFKIVNEHSHLVLGIRQASMEDSAGAVQWSDDGGPDHVWRLIDTGGGRFKIKNSHSGKLLAVSGMSTADSANVVQFADNGTADHLWTLQATQY is encoded by the coding sequence ATGAGGCCCGGCAAAGGGAGTTGGTTCGGTGCATTGGCCGGCGCATTGGCCATCTCGGGATGTGCCGATTCGGGCACCGCCTCGGCGGTGCGCTCGGAGTCCATGGCGCTTTCGACGGGCACGTCGTTTCTGAACCACGCGGCACTCCTTGGTCCCGTGGGGGACCCGGACTGGTTCGAACGCAACATCCCCTTTTTCGAGGCCCCCGACGAGGCCATCCAGCGCGTTTATTACTATCGATGGCAAAGCTACGAACAGCACCTCGTGTACACGGGGGCCCAATACGGCTTTCTCTCGAACGAGTTTCTGACACCCGTATTCTACGGTGCCCCGTACGGTGGCATCAACGCGGCCGCCGGGCACCACATCCGCGAAGGACGGTGGCTTCGCGATCCGCGGTACGCCAAGGACATCATCGACTATTGGCTCAATGGGCCGGGGATCTTTCCCAAACCAAAGGACGAATCGGTCAATCCGAACACGACGGATTGGGCGCATGAATACAGCTTTTGGGCGGCCAGCGCGGTGTGGGATCACTACCTCGTCACGGGAGATACCGCCTTTGCACTGGGCGAGTTGGCGCCGTTGGTGGCGCAATACCGCGGCTGGGATCCGCAATTCAATGCGGTGCTCGGCCTGTATTGGCAAGTACCCGTGTGGGACGCCACGGAGCTCTCGGCGTCCTCGTACGAATCGAGCGATCCGTACCATGGCGGCGCGGGGTACCGGCCCACGCTCAATGCGTACCAATACGGGGACGCGCGCGCCATCGCCAAGATGGCGCGGCTCGCCGGGGATTCGGCGCTGGCCCGCGATTTCGACGCCCGGGGCTCCGCGCTGCAGGGTGCCTTGCAAACGCGTTTGTGGGACCCGAAACGCCAATTCTTCTATGGCATCGCGCGGGACGACAATCCGACGGGGGCGTTCACCTCGTCGCGCGAGGCCATGGGTTTCATTCCATGGATGTTCGACATGCCGCCCGCATCGGATTCCATCGCCTTCCGGCAACTGCTCGATCCCAATGGATTCGCCGCACCCTACGGCCCCACCACCACCGAGCGGCGAAGCCGCTGGTTCATGCACCAGGCCAACGACGGATGTTGCCGCTGGGATGGCCCTTCTTGGCCCTTCGCGACCTCGCAAATCTTGACCGCGGTGGAGAACCTGCTGCTCGATTATCCACCCCAGGGGGACATTTCGGCCAGCGACTACGTCGCGCTGCTTCACACGTATGCGGCGACGCAATTCAAAAATGGCACGCCCTATGTCGCCGAAGCCCACCAGCCGGATACGAACCAATGGATGTACGACGCGCACGCCCATAGCGAGGATTACAATCATTCCACGTACACCGACAACGTCATCTCCGGGCTGATCGGCCTCCGCGGGCGCGCCGACGATCGCGTGACGGTCGCGCCCCTGGCGCCCGCGGGCTGGGACTATTTCGCGCTGGAGAATGCGCCATACCACGGGCACCTGCTGACGATCTTGTGGGACCGCGCGGGCACCCGCTACGGCGTGGGCGCGGGGTTGCACGTGTATGTCGACGGCGTGGAACGCGCGCGGCAGGGCACCACGAACGCGGTCGCCGTGGACGTCGGGCCTGCGGTGATTCCGCCCGACGAGACGCGGGTGAACCTCGCGGCCAACGGGCAGCGTTTCGCCCATGGCGTGCAGCCGTTCGCGTCGTACACGTCACCGTACGACGACGTGTGGCGGGCCATCGACGGCATCGTGTACCGCCAAGGCATTCCGCAGAATAGCCGCTGGACCAGCTATGCGAGCCCGAATGCGGAGGACCATTTCGGCATCGACTTCCAGCGCCAGGTCGTGATGGACCGTGTGGCCCTCTATTTTTACGACGACGCGGGCGGTGTGCGCGTTCCCTCCCGTTACGATCTCCAATATTGGAGCAACGGCGCCTGGCTCTCGGTACCGAATCAAACGCGCTCTCCGTCGTCGCCGGCGGCCAATGCGCGGAATGGGATCACCTTTCCGGCGCTGACCACGTCCAAGCTTCGCATCGTGGCCCCCAACCGAGGTGCTAACGTGGGCTGGGGGCTAAGTGACGTCGAAGCGTGGGGCGAGCCTATTTTTCACGTGGTGAACGTGCATAGCGGCAAATTGCTGGCGGTGGAAAATGCAGCGCAGACCGCCGGCGCCCAGGTCCAGCAGTACCACGACAACGGGACGCGCGACCATTTGTGGAGGTTCGTCCGCGCGCCAGGTGGGCAGTTCAAAATCGTGAACGAACATAGCCACCTGGTGCTCGGGATCCGGCAGGCCTCCATGGAGGACAGCGCGGGCGCAGTCCAGTGGAGCGACGACGGCGGTCCCGATCATGTGTGGCGGCTGATCGACACCGGGGGCGGGCGATTCAAGATCAAGAACTCGCACAGTGGCAAGCTGTTGGCGGTATCCGGGATGTCCACAGCGGACAGTGCGAACGTCGTACAATTCGCCGACAATGGCACCGCCGATCATTTGTGGACGTTGCAGGCTACGCAGTATTGA
- a CDS encoding Hint domain-containing protein, protein MATLWLVAFGQALGDGDDGAPVADEACHVEGQCFVAGTMVATPSGERPIESLAVGDWVFARGESDDVVSARRIARTFARAAPSLVEVAWVTVDGERERIRSTPEHPYFTLDRGWVAAEDLRAHEASLDRHGREVHVANVVPIAQEAMVYNLEVEVDHTFFVGRSGVWVHNQCMRDDFGGPGAPGGKPGKWGKGGKGGKGGKGGPGKGDPGSAKGNPGSSKGDPGNSKGDPGNSKGNPGSSKGDPGKSKGDPGNAKKPPPDPCAKNGGKPDRPASTGGKITSDPDGAVFWSGRFNDGSGVKEAAEAWARANGRNTLEGRIKDQGICSATWNPNDPTTKDWWRTESRIYAGKASGNAYFFAGPDKRDNSTWDRIEFPQLKANPKVNCVYQVDAETKAQTLLYSKPGASCK, encoded by the coding sequence GTGGCCACATTATGGTTGGTGGCTTTCGGCCAAGCCCTCGGCGACGGAGACGACGGCGCTCCCGTCGCCGACGAGGCGTGCCACGTCGAGGGACAATGCTTCGTTGCGGGCACGATGGTGGCGACCCCGTCGGGCGAACGCCCCATCGAGAGCCTTGCGGTCGGCGATTGGGTGTTCGCGCGCGGCGAGTCGGACGATGTGGTCTCTGCGCGCCGCATCGCGCGCACGTTCGCACGTGCGGCACCTTCGTTGGTCGAGGTGGCGTGGGTTACCGTCGACGGGGAACGCGAACGCATTCGGTCCACCCCCGAGCACCCGTATTTTACGCTCGACCGTGGGTGGGTTGCGGCCGAAGACCTGCGTGCCCACGAAGCCTCGTTGGATCGCCACGGTCGCGAAGTCCACGTGGCCAACGTCGTGCCCATCGCGCAGGAGGCGATGGTCTACAACCTCGAGGTCGAGGTCGACCATACGTTCTTCGTCGGTCGCAGCGGCGTCTGGGTCCACAACCAGTGCATGCGGGACGACTTCGGGGGACCTGGAGCGCCCGGAGGCAAACCGGGCAAGTGGGGCAAAGGAGGCAAGGGCGGTAAGGGCGGCAAAGGCGGACCGGGAAAGGGAGATCCCGGAAGCGCGAAAGGCAATCCCGGAAGCTCGAAGGGAGACCCCGGGAACTCCAAAGGAGACCCTGGAAACTCCAAGGGCAATCCCGGAAGCTCGAAGGGAGACCCTGGGAAGTCCAAAGGCGATCCTGGAAACGCGAAGAAGCCTCCTCCGGATCCCTGCGCGAAGAACGGTGGAAAGCCGGACCGCCCCGCCAGCACCGGCGGCAAGATCACCTCGGACCCCGATGGCGCGGTCTTCTGGTCCGGGCGCTTCAACGATGGATCGGGCGTCAAGGAAGCTGCCGAAGCCTGGGCACGGGCCAATGGCCGCAACACGCTCGAGGGCAGGATCAAGGATCAGGGCATCTGTTCCGCGACCTGGAATCCCAACGATCCCACGACGAAAGATTGGTGGCGCACCGAATCCCGCATTTACGCGGGGAAGGCGAGCGGCAACGCGTACTTCTTCGCGGGACCCGACAAGCGCGACAATTCGACGTGGGACCGCATCGAGTTCCCCCAGTTGAAGGCCAATCCCAAGGTGAATTGCGTCTACCAGGTCGACGCCGAAACCAAGGCGCAGACACTCCTCTATTCGAAGCCTGGAGCAAGCTGCAAATAG
- a CDS encoding cupin domain-containing protein codes for MLAAAVVIGGSVLALHAAHARPTGITRTELQRNDISVPGREAIQVRVGFEPGAGFGRHTHPGEEVIYVLEGSLEYEIDGKSPVTLHAGEVLFIPAGTVHAARNVGHDHGSELATYIVEKGKPLVTLVE; via the coding sequence ATGTTGGCAGCAGCAGTGGTGATCGGTGGAAGCGTTTTGGCACTGCATGCCGCGCATGCCCGGCCGACGGGAATCACACGAACCGAGTTGCAGCGAAACGATATCAGCGTCCCGGGACGCGAAGCCATTCAAGTGCGCGTGGGCTTCGAGCCGGGGGCGGGCTTCGGCCGGCACACGCATCCGGGCGAAGAGGTCATCTATGTTCTCGAAGGCTCGTTGGAATATGAAATCGATGGGAAATCGCCGGTGACGCTCCACGCCGGCGAGGTCCTCTTCATCCCGGCCGGAACGGTGCACGCCGCGCGAAACGTCGGCCATGACCATGGGAGCGAACTCGCCACGTACATCGTCGAAAAAGGAAAGCCGCTCGTCACGTTGGTGGAGTGA